GGCCTCGATCCATTCCGAATGCGATCAACGCTGCGCCAAACCCGGCGCCGCTTCCTCCGAACTCTGAACCACCAAGAGCTGCCCCGCCCCCCCCAAGGTAACCGCGCGATAGCGGGGGATCGTCAGTCCCGGCAACAGGGTCTGACCACCCAGTTCGGTCGTGTAGACGCTGAACAGCCCGGCGTTGTAGCGGTGGCTGGAGGCCGCCGCCAATTGCCCCAACACCTTGCGCTGACTGGCCACCAGCTGGGGGCAGTCCTGAATCACCAGGCGCGCGATCAGGGGAAGGGATCCAGAGCCGCACAGCTCTCGGGAGGCGGCGCGCACCAATTGGTCCCCCGCGAAGGCCTCGAAGTCATCCGTCCCAGGATTGGTCACCGCCAACGCCACCACGGCCACACCGGCCGCCGCGGCCCAGGTCCAACGCCCATCATCCGAAGAAGCAGCCATCGATTGAGAGCCGTTGCATTGGTAGGATCTACGCGCCCTGGCGGGCGTAGCCAAGTGGTTAAGGCACCGGGTTGTGGTCCCGGCATTCGGGGGTTCAAGTCCCCTCGCTCGCCCCTTCCAGAATCCCCTGATTCTCTCTGAGGGTCAGGGAATTCGCCCTATTTGGAGCAAATCGCAGCGTCAATCCAGGGCCGCCAGGAGCCCAGAGCTGCCGTGGCGCACCGGATCCCACACGTGCAGACCTGTAAGCGCTTGCAAAGACGCGCGCTCCTTCTCCGCCTGCTCCGCGGTCAACAGCGCGGTGTTCAGGCAGATCGCCCGGACCTTGGGATGCTGTCCGTCGGGGCGGGCCAGGGCCGCCAGGGCCTCATTGGCCGCGATCACCTCGGGGAGCGGCGGAATCGCCACCGGCACGGCACCCGGACGGGTGCGCACATGGGTCTGGCCGGCGCGGTGCACCAAGAGCAGGGCCGTCGGTTGGCTGCCGCGCATCAGGGGCAGGGTGGCCGTCGAACCGGGATGGCAGAGGGAGCCCTGCCCTTCCACCAGCACCAAGGTCTCCGCCGTGGCGCCCTCGGCAGCCATCAGCACTGCCGCTTCCACCGCACCGGCGGCGTAGTCGACGCGCACCGCGTCCAAGGCCACGCCATGACCACTGATCAAGATCCCGGCCTGACCGGTGCCGACAAAGCGCACATCGCGGCCCTGCCGCTGCCCCTCGCGCTGCAGCTCCAGGCAGGCGCTCATCTTGCCGACGGCCATGTCGGAGCCGACCGCCAGCACCCGCCGGCAGGGCAGCGCCGCCGAACGGGCCGTCGCCACATCCAGCTCGGGGGGCTCATGGCGCAGATCCCAAATCCACTGCCCAGGAGCCAAAGCGACGGCCGCGAACTCCGGGTCATCCGCCAGACGGCTGTGCAAACCACTGGCCAGGCTCAATCCCGCCTGCAGGGCGTGGACCACATCGCGGCGCATCTCCAGCGGCAGCCGTCCACCGGAGGGGGCCAAGCCCACCACCGCCACCTCGGGGCCACAGGCCAAGGCCGCCTCCAAATCAGCCACCACAGGAACGGAGCGCTGAATGCCCGTGACCGCCTCCAGCGACGCGCCGGCATGGGCCGGGTCAATCACCGCGACGATCGGCCCGGAGCGATAGCGCAGCATCGCCAGGCCGGTTTTGCCCGAAAGGTTGTCCAGACCGCCGTGCTGCAGCAGCACCACCGGACGCTGAGCCGACAGCATCAGCCCACCTCCTGGACGCCCAGGCCCGGGCGGTCCGCTGGTGCCAGTCGATCCCCCTGGCGATCCGGCCCCGAGAAGGGGTCATCC
This DNA window, taken from Synechococcus sp. LTW-R, encodes the following:
- a CDS encoding DUF4359 domain-containing protein, yielding MAASSDDGRWTWAAAAGVAVVALAVTNPGTDDFEAFAGDQLVRAASRELCGSGSLPLIARLVIQDCPQLVASQRKVLGQLAAASSHRYNAGLFSVYTTELGGQTLLPGLTIPRYRAVTLGGAGQLLVVQSSEEAAPGLAQR
- a CDS encoding DUF1611 domain-containing protein, translating into MLSAQRPVVLLQHGGLDNLSGKTGLAMLRYRSGPIVAVIDPAHAGASLEAVTGIQRSVPVVADLEAALACGPEVAVVGLAPSGGRLPLEMRRDVVHALQAGLSLASGLHSRLADDPEFAAVALAPGQWIWDLRHEPPELDVATARSAALPCRRVLAVGSDMAVGKMSACLELQREGQRQGRDVRFVGTGQAGILISGHGVALDAVRVDYAAGAVEAAVLMAAEGATAETLVLVEGQGSLCHPGSTATLPLMRGSQPTALLLVHRAGQTHVRTRPGAVPVAIPPLPEVIAANEALAALARPDGQHPKVRAICLNTALLTAEQAEKERASLQALTGLHVWDPVRHGSSGLLAALD